Genomic window (Eubalaena glacialis isolate mEubGla1 chromosome 6, mEubGla1.1.hap2.+ XY, whole genome shotgun sequence):
aggctttctctagttgtggcgagcgggggctactcttcattgcagtgcacgggcttctcattgcggtggcttctcttgctgcagagcacgggctctaggcgcgcagccttcagtagttgtggcgcacgggcttaattgctccgcggcatgtgggatcttcctggaccagggctcgaacccgtgttccctgcattggcaggcggattcttaaccactgcgtcagcagggaagtccctctttccaaaggttttaaagtttacttttctttttgaagtctgtgaTTCATCTGAAATTagatttttatgtatggtataaTGTAATTATTATATGTTTAGCATGATTATTAAATAGCCCTTATGCTCTTATTCCATTTAAAATCAAGCTTGCAAGCAGAAGCCTCAGGCAACAGATGAAACCATCAGTGACTATAAAGCTACACCTTAATCAGAACGGAGATCACAACACCCAAGTTCTGCAGACAGACCCAGCCACCCTGCTCCATTTGGTTCAGCAATTGGAGCAAGCCTtgaaagagatgaaaacaaaCCACTGTAGGAGAGTTGTGCGCAATATCAAGTAGTCCCAGCTTGTTTTCTTCCCTTAGAATCACTTGTGAATTGATGATATGCAGCagttacttttcaaaataaattttttaattgatagtGATAAATACATAGAGATTTCAtaacatttcttttcctgtgtgaAGATACTGCGGTCATGAACAAAGGCTAAGTAAATTTCCTTTCCTGGTGCTAAATGTGGTCAGCTTCTTGACAATTAAGATGTATTTTGGCTCTGTCTAGCTGTGACCGGCTGAGGCGGCACGGCGGCATAGGGACGGTAGCCTTGCCCGGCTACTGCAGCACTAGGGTGTCAGTTGGTCCCGCCCAGAACACTTCAGTTCTGCCCTGCAAGGATATATTTAATAACTGATTGGTGTGTCCCTTTAATACAAGAAAATGGAAACTGAACAGCCAGAGGAAACCTTTCCCAACACCAAAACCAATGGCGAATTTGGTAAACGCCCTGCTGAAGATATGGAAGAGGAACAAGCTTTTAAAAGATCTAGAAACACTGATGAGATGGTTGAATTACACATTCTGCTTCAGAGCAAGAATGCTGGGGCAGTGATtggaaaaggaggcaagaatattaaGGCTCTCCGTACAGGCTACAATGCCAGCGTTTCAGTCCCAGACAGCAGTGGCCCCGAGCGCATATTGAGTATCAGTGCTGATATTGAAACAATTGGAGAAATTCTGAAGAAAATCATCCCTACCTTGGAAGAGGGCCTGCAGTTGCCATCACCCACTGCAACCAGCCAGCTCCCGCTCGAATCTGATGCTGTGGAATGCTTAAATTACCAACACTATAAAGGAAGCGACTTTGACTGCGAGTTGAGACTGTTGATTCATCAGAGTCTGGCAGGAGGAATTATTGGGGTCAAAGGTGCTAAAATCAAAGAACTTCGAGAGAACACTCAGACAACAATCAAGCTTTTCCAGGAATGTTGTCCTCGATCCACTGACAGAGTTGTTCTTATTGGAGGAAAACCTGATAGGGTTGTAGAGTGCATAAAGATCATCCTTGATCTTATATCAGAGTCTCCCATCAAAGGACGTGCTCAGCCTTATGATCCCAATTTTTACGATGAAACCTATGATTATGGTGGTTTTACAATGATGTTTGATGACCGCCATGGACGTCCTGTGGGATTTCCCATGCGGGGAAGAGGTGGTTTTGAGAGAATGCCTCCTGGTCAAGGTGGGCATCCCATGCCTCCATCCAGAAGAGATGATGATGATATGAGCCCTCGTCGAggacctcctccacctcctcctggacGAGGTGGCCGGGGCGGTAGCAGAGCTCGgaatcttcctcttcctccaccaccaccacctagaGGGGGAGATCTAATGGCCTATGACAGAAGAGGAAGACCTGGAGACTGTTATGATGGCATGGTTGGTTTCAGTGCTGATGAAACCTGGGACTCTGCAATAGATACATGGAGCCCATCAGAGTGGCAGATGGCTTATGAACCACAGGGTGGCTCTGGATATGATTATTCCTATGCAGGGGGTCGTGGCTCATATGGTGATCTTGGTGGACCTATTATTACTACACAAGTAACTATTCCCAAAGATCTGGCTGGATCTATTATTGGCAAAGGTGGTCAGCGGATTAAACAAATCCGTCACGAGTCAGGAGCGTCGATCAAAATTGATGAGCCTTTAGAAGGGTCTGAAGACCGGATCATTACCATGGCAGGAACACACGACCAGATACAGAATGCACAGTACTTGCTGCAAAACAGTGTGAAGCAGTATGCAGATGTTGAAGGATTCTAATGCacgatactttttcttttttatagcgtGAAGCAGTATTCTGGAAAGTTTTTCTAAGACTAGTGAAGAACTGAAGGAgtcctgcatcttttttttttatctgcttCTGTTTAAAAAGCCAACATTTCTCTGCTTCATAGGTGTTCTGCATTTGAGGTGTAGTGAAATCTTTGCTGTTCACCAGATGTAATGTTTTAGTTCCTTAcaaacgggggtggggggggtgggggagggtgtgcAAAAGCTAACATTGAAATTTTGAAACAGCAGCAGAGTgagtgaattttaatttttgttcgttgttggtggtttaaaaaaaaaatccccccatgTAATTATTGTGAACACTTTACTTTGTGATCACTGTAACATTTgggggggtgggacagggaggaaaAGTAACGATAGTCCGTATGTCCCTGGCATCTATTCAGAGCAGTGTGCAGAATGTAATGCtcttttgtaagaaacattttatgatttttaaaataaatttagtgaacCTGTTTTTGGtggtcatttcttttttaagacgGTCATTTTTCAAatggctgaattccccctgaccTGCCCCCAAACTAAACACTATGTTTAATTTTCAGTCCTCTGTTGGATATAAATAAATGCGTCTCTTCTTGGACTTAGGCGAAATATCTTGACACATTCAGTTCTGGTGATTTCTTAAGTGATTTGGAAGTCCATTGCTTGGGAGGAAATTCCACCACACGTTCATGCTTATAATAAGctggggatttttgtttgtttttgcaaatgCTTGCCCCTACTTTGCAACGATTTTGTTTGTAATTGTGAAGAACCAAGGTGGGTAGCAATACAACAGATGGAGTAGTTGGTATAAGTATATACCAGAAGCCTAATGGCAGCAAGTTTTATTAATCAGAATAATACTTGGTTATGGAAGTGACTGATGCTAAAtaaattctgattattttttattagataATTTCTCACCTATAGACTAAACTGTCAGCTTGGTAGTGTCTATTAGTTAaactttgtaaaatatatatatatatatatatattcttctttttccattgtatgcaaattgaaagaaaaagatgtaCCATTTCTTTGTTGTATGTTGGATTATGTAGGAAATGTTTGTGAACAattcaaaaaagatgaaaaaagttaaaaaaaaaaaaagatgtattttgtACTTTAAATGTGTAAATAGGATTGAATCAACTGGAAGTGTATCTATACTGTTCAAATCCTCTGTATATATAAATGACTGTACTTTTTTTGATACTTCTTCTGACTacttaactttattattttcctccttaTTGACCTAAATTTGACAATAAAGTTCACAATGTAATGCTGTTACTATTCAGAATATTCCTAGACAGTTTGTTTTTGACCTTTAAAAGCACTCCATGATGTTAACAGCCACAGAATAGTTGGAAgtgaatataaatttttttaatgctatattTAGGCAGTTCTTGCATTTTTCTTTGCCTGTGAATATAGTAGGTATTTACCATGTTGTTTAAGTTGCCATGGCTAAAGAGCTTAAATAGTACTCAAATTTATGTGaatatattccattttattaAGGACTACTTTTTTTCCCTATTATCCAAAGCATCTAAGAGATATACtgtcatttacatttataaacaaTGGATGCAGACATAGTGTAATCAATTCTTAATTATCTGGATATAAATTATAGTCACTTTTTATAATTCTGTTCGAATAAAGTATAAAGAGGGCAAAGAGAGGCCATGTTTACTACATTACAAGCAAATATCCCTTCTTCCTTACaaacttgatttttgttttgttttgctttttagtgGGTAACTATAAGCTGTTAGCCTGAAAAATTGAGATGCTGATGTGTCAGGTCAGCCTCATAGAGTACAGGGACACAGGGAAACTTGAGACAAGGAGGCTTAAGGAGTAACAGACTTAAGGAGAAAGTCATATGGAAGGGTAGAAACGGGTTCAGTCTTAAATATCTAGCCAAGACCTTATTCTGAGAATCTCATCCCATGCAGCAACTAAGGAAGGTCTTTAGAAATGTCAGACTCTAAACTGTACTCTAAGCTCTATCAATACTTTGCCTTCTAAGAGTTAGAGATTTTCAGGTCAGAGTGACatcatgtttcttctttctcttaaagGAGAGGCCAGTGGAAGAAAAGCACAATTGATATTGCCACCCATCATCCCCCTGCAGGCATCTGGGTCACCCTTTTCCCATACATATATGTTCTGCAGTTGCAAAATAACTATAATACCAGATATTAGCAAACTATAAtcagataatttttaattatagtgATAACTTGATTAATGAAGCTTTCATATTAACAACCTCACAAACAAAAGGAAACTATATATTACATGAAATAGTAGGATATGTCATCAGGTTTAAAAGCAACATGCCTGCCAAGCTTATATGATGGAAATAGCTCTGTGAGGCTTCTTTGTCCGCATTTGGTGGGAGATAAGCAGGGCTGACTCCAGCCAAGATTGAAATAATATCCCTGTGTCTCCTTAGGGcaacctttcttcttcctctgtatCCACTGTTCTTACCCCAGGCAAAACAACAAAGCACATGTTAGTCTTTTTTTATTTGTATCAAACTCCCCTGGTCTCCTTTGGCTGTACTTGGTTATTCTTTCTGATGTTCTGCCTTTTTTGCCTTTTTGGGCCAGAGTGTTGGGAGCAGTCTCCTAACTTCCTTTTGAATCTGGGACTCACCTTTTTTTTTACAGACCATCTAATGAgcctcttccttttcttgtttgGACACTCCACACCCTTATGCATTCCTCTGCCTTGTTTGTTTTATGgcacatttgatttttttgtaaCTTGTATATGAACATATTTTTTGCAGATGCAGTCACTATTCTACTCTCCTATATGACCAGGTTTCTTGACTCTGGGAAGTGCCTTTCCATCTGTAACtgtctaaatgtttgttaaaacaTTTTGGATTATGAGTATGCTGATTTTTTAGGATTTGCTGATGCATGTTTAGACAAGTGTAATAGCTTTTATGTCTCAAAGCCAGAATAGTAACATCTCGTCTCTCAGATCAGAGCTGTGAGTAGGAAATAATCAATATGTATAATCGCAAAGTCTACATATACTTCACCCATTGGAAGTCTCCTTTGTGTTTCACAAAATTCCATGAGCTTGTTTTGTTATTGATGTTTCCAAGCTCAGGTAAATATAAAGCAGCAAACTAGAAAAGTGGTGGGGATACcataagaagaaaatatacttctttgaaaactgaaaagTGAGAACCTGATACCAAGGAAAGTTTGAAAAATCATTAAGTGTGTTTAAGGGATGCATGTGTGGGAGCCCTTAAAATTTATAGCAGTATGTGGCCCTTTAGTATATAATCCTATGAGAAGGTTAAGCGGTCAGTCTTTGGAACTGGACAAAAGGGTTTGAATTTTAGGCTCTGTGGCTTCTTTTGGGTCCTTGATAAATTCCCAAAgccttgttttcttcatctttaaaataggagTAATAACACCTATCTCATTGGCTTGTAGAGACCAAATGAGACCACATATATAGAATGTTTAGCATAGTATTGGGCTTTAGAAAATACTTGTGTAGACTGAGGATCTCATTATTTTGTAGCCTTGAATTCTGTCTCATATACTctatttaagaaacagaaaatgttacCTGATTTCTATGCTGAGTTTGAATAactcatattaaaaaattttttttgaagtctaaaagaagaagaaaaaagatcagGGAATTTAAATACCTTTTTAGTAGTACCTTTATCgaaaattttaattcttagaaTGATATAACTCTCCAGAAAACTCAGCTATTCAAAACTGCCTAGTCCCCATAGGACTCAGGTAGACAAGCTGAGGGTTTTTACCTATAGGCTTGGTCTAGAGtcccttttttctgtctttttttctccacACCAGTGAAAGAAGCATGGGAATCTCAAGATACTAGCTAAGCCAGGTCTCTTTTTATAGGTAATATATCTAAATGGAGTTGTTTTTAATCTCCAGGAGAAAACACATAATACTTCTTTGTAGTTTCTCACAGccttcatggtcaggaagatctGTCAGCTGCTGTATAAAATCTTCCTGCTAT
Coding sequences:
- the LOC133094072 gene encoding heterogeneous nuclear ribonucleoprotein K-like, translated to METEQPEETFPNTKTNGEFGKRPAEDMEEEQAFKRSRNTDEMVELHILLQSKNAGAVIGKGGKNIKALRTGYNASVSVPDSSGPERILSISADIETIGEILKKIIPTLEEGLQLPSPTATSQLPLESDAVECLNYQHYKGSDFDCELRLLIHQSLAGGIIGVKGAKIKELRENTQTTIKLFQECCPRSTDRVVLIGGKPDRVVECIKIILDLISESPIKGRAQPYDPNFYDETYDYGGFTMMFDDRHGRPVGFPMRGRGGFERMPPGQGGHPMPPSRRDDDDMSPRRGPPPPPPGRGGRGGSRARNLPLPPPPPPRGGDLMAYDRRGRPGDCYDGMVGFSADETWDSAIDTWSPSEWQMAYEPQGGSGYDYSYAGGRGSYGDLGGPIITTQVTIPKDLAGSIIGKGGQRIKQIRHESGASIKIDEPLEGSEDRIITMAGTHDQIQNAQYLLQNSVKQYADVEGF